Part of the Aquila chrysaetos chrysaetos chromosome 6, bAquChr1.4, whole genome shotgun sequence genome, ACTTAGCACTTCAAAAGTCAAGGAAGTGCTAAATAAagcaggatttaatttttttttttaatatgtagcATCTATTAACTTTGCagcaatgatttcttttttagtttctgGCTACCTTTTCTGGCAAAGGGCACctagaagcagcaaaactgtgGGGAGCATGTGGCGCCTTTGGGAGAAGATGCTGTTGATGCCGATGACTTTGGGGGCTGGGATGGTCTCAGCCCAGCTGATTGTCCCGCGCggtgttttggttttccccCTGTTTTAGGGAGGGTTTTGCGTGGGGCAGGACAGAGGTGCTGTCCTTTGCTGCCTTTGTGGGTTTTAAGCCCTATCTGGTGCTTTCCCATTTACTCGGGTTTAGCAGGGGGGAAAACCCCCCAAAGACCCCTGGCTTTCCCCGCGTGGGCTGGGGGCCCCCAGCGTGTCCGCAAGCGCAGGGGTGCAGCCGGGGCCCGGGGCGGTGCATTCCTGCCCCCCCAAAAGCCGTCCGACGGCAGAGCCGCCGAACAGCCCCCCTCTTCATGCCGATTATTTTAATCACAAGCGCGTCTTGTCTCCGCGGCCGAATGTCTTTCATAGACGGCGGAAAGTGAAATTTGTGCAATGTCCGTAGGAGGCTGAAGAAAGGCCCTTTGTGCGCCCCCCGCGCGGGCGCTGGGCAGCCTCCAGCGGCACCCTCCGCCGCCCCGCAGCTCCCGGCCGCCGGCCTGAATGCGCCGCTTGTCCGGAGACCGGGATCCGCTCTTAAAGCCGGAGCCGGGCTCCCCGGGTTAGTCCCACCGGtggccccggcggggcgggcacGGCTCCGGGGGGCCCCCCCCGGCCGCGACCCCAGGATGTTTCTGTACTGGAGGAAGCGGGGCGCCTACGAGCTGGAGGCTTTGCCCGccgggctggcagggctggagtACGGGGCGGTGGAGCGCTTCTCCTGGAGCTCCAGCCTGGACATCAGCGAGGAGCTCGGGGGTAggtggctgggggggctgcggggggccgGCGGGCTGCGGGCAGCCGCGCTCGGCCAAAaacctccagccctggcaacaAGGGTGAGGGTCTGGGAGAAGCTCCGGCCGGAgcggggatgctgctgggatgCCGTAGGGAACTCAGTGAGGGTGCTGCAGCGATGAGACAGGGAGAACGCTGCAGGTGCAGCCAGGGAACGCTCAGTAAACCGCCCTGTGCCGCCGGCACCGCTCCTTCCGGCTCAGGCATCTGAAACGGCGAGCTGCCACGGTGCGCTCTGGTGCAAGGACGGTCCGGTTTCAAACTCGTTTGCCGTCACCGTGAGAGCCGGGCGTGATAGCGCAGCCCGTGGCaccaggaagaggaggaggcgACCGGCCggggagaggagctggtggGGACAGGATCCCTCCTCCGGCCCCCAAAGTGTCTGGTGGGGAGCCGGAcaccctcctgcctctgccagaaACTGGGGCTCCCTCTGCACGTTCCCTGCCGAGGAGCTCCCACCGGCACGCCTAAGGCCCTAGCGCGCGCGTGACCTGCTGCCAGGGTCACCGCTTGGGAAAAGCCACGCGGCTGTGGCCACGGCACGGGGCTGGTCCTCGGCACTGCTGGCTGCTCCGGCCAACCTCGAGTTTTTGGTGAGTTTGGAAAACTTTCCCTTGGGTGCGTGAAAGAATTCCTCATTTGTTTCCGTTATTATTCCCGATAGGTCAAGTGaaacggcggcggcggggggcggggggccggcCCAGCCCGGCGGGCGCTGCGGGGCAGCCGCGGGGACAGAGCCCTCATTGTGCTTCTGCCGCGGGGGCAGCGCGGTGGCCCCGGTTCCCAGCCCTCTCCTGGGGGGCGGCGAGCCGAGCCCTGCCCGGCTGCTCCTGCGCTGTCGTCCAGCGGCGCCCACCTGCGCCCGGGCTCGCCTCCTGGCCgggagctggggcagccggCACCGCTCCGGATCGCCTGCCCCTCTCCAGGCAGAAGCGGCAGCTTTTTCGGCACTGCCCCAAAAGGCGGTTTTTCCCGCAGACTGAGTCTAACCCCGGCCTTGGCCACGGTCCCGCTCGGGCCGGCGCGGATGCTGTTTTTGTTGGCAGGAGGGATGCGGGAGAGGGGGTCGGCGCGGCGGGGGAAGACCCTGTGCcgcctgccctgctgctggggctggtgcGGCCGTGCTGTCCGGCGCGGCCGTGCCGCCTGGCCTCCCCACGTCCCCTGCGTCGGCTCGGTGCCCAGCAGGACAGCTTCCCATCGGAGCGTCCCTGCCCTGCAGCGGGGCTGCCCTGCAGGAGGGTGTTCGTGCAGCTTGTTTGCTGCGAGTGGCCAGagtctgttatttttaaacaattagaTGCGACGTGTAACAAAAGCCTTCAAAATAGGATTTGTCCCTAAGGCCGATTTAACTGTCAAAGCTTAAAGTGCCTACTAAGCCCCGTTGGGGGCTGACAAGCGGCAGATTTAGCGTTCCTGCCACAGCCCCGCTCTGTGCCGgccccagggcagctggggcaggTCCGTGTCCTGATCCTGCGACTTGGGGTGCCGGGCAAGAGGTGCTGGATTCTGACGCTGCGGGATGCACGGCGCCTTCCCCCAGCGGGGATGCAGCGCTGGCTCTTGGGTGTGGGGTTTCATCCCCCTGGATGGGCTgcggggcaggcaggagcaggcacgCCCAGCCTCGGCTGAGCCCAAGTGCTTTGCCAAGCTCCTAAACCCAGGGTTTGCGGTGTGGGAGCCTCGGCGCTGCCCCGCTgcgcgggcagggctgggagcggggctggaggggactCCCCGCGGCACGCCGGCACTgacctccctctctcccacagCCGAGCCGTGCCCGCCGGAGGAGACGGTGCTGCGCTGCCAGAACCCCGACTGCACCGGCGAGAGGAGGGCGGCCAAGGTGGGTCCTGTGGGGGTGGTGGGTGGCCAAGGTGGGTCCTGTGGGAGTGGTGGGCAGCGAGTGCCGGGCAGCTGCCTTCTGCCGGCGCCTGGCGTCGGTCTCGCGGGTGAGAAGGGGCAGCGGGCGGCTCTGCCCGACCTGCCGCTCCACAAAGCTCCCCTGGCACGGCCAGCAGCCCCCCGGCCAGCTACGTGCCCCCTGGCTCGTGCTGGGCATGCACTCCCTGGTGCTGTCGTGGTCCTGCCGACATTTAATGGCACGGAGGCAGCTTGCCCGTTTCCCCTAGCTAGTGTGATTCGGGCTAATCCGCTCCGGTCCGTCTGTCCCCCGCTCGCTAACATGACGCTAGAGCGGATTTAGGGTCCCTTCTCTCCCACCGGCTGGCCGGGTGCGGGGCTGGCCAGGACCCACGCACCTGGTGAGTCCCTGGAATTCCCGTGCTGGGCCGCAGGCGGTGTCTTTCTGGCGCAGCAGGCAGGACGGTAGCCGGGCTATGCTGGGAGGTGTGCCGCTGCGCTTTGTTTGCACAGCTGGGGTGGCAGGGCCAGCGCTGCCGGGGGCACACGTGGCGCTGGGCTACGGCCACGCCGGGGCACGGCTGGGACCGCCAGGAGGGACCCaccggggccgccccgccgccgccaccagAGACCCCCAACAGCGCCCAGCAGGTAgtgtggggcgggggggtcctGGCCGGGCCGGGGCTCATCCTGCCGTGGCACACAGAGCTGCATCGCGTCCCCCCTCGCTTAGCGGTGCAGCTGCCGAGGGCGAAGCTGCCGCGTGCCGGGAGCGTGGCGGGTCCGGGAGCCGGGACCTGATCCCTGAGGTGGGCAGAGGGGTTTGGGGTGTTGTCCCGCGGGGGCTGAGCCGCCGGCACAGGGTGGGTGGGGAGCCCCGCATCCCGGTGGGGCGGCCGCTAAGGGCCCCATGGGATGCCCACCGAGCGAGCGCCGGCCGCCGTCGCTGCCTGGAGCCCGCGGCCACGCTCCCCGTCTCGCAGGTGCCACGATGGCCGTGAGGGTGTTGGGCTGGGGCGCGCGGTGGGAGAGCGGgagggctggggccggggcttTCTCGTGGCCCCGGGGTAGGACGCCGGCGGGTGCCGCGGCAGTGGGCGCTGCGGAGGGACCGGCGGCTCCTCGGGGAGCGCGCGGGTGGCGGGAGCGCGTCAGCTCTGACCTCAGCAGCGCCGGGAGAAAGGAGGGCAGGAAGCGGGGGCGGCTGGAGCTGCACGGgcccttcctccttccagcGGCACGGTGCGCAGCAGGCAAGCCCGGGCAGGGCTcgctgctccccagcagcccctcgCGCCCCTCCGCATGCGGGGCGGCAACGGGGGTCCCGCGCGGGGATGGGGACGTGCCAGCAGCGCAGCGGGGCTCGCCGGCAGTGGCCGACGGCACTGCAGTGCCCGAGAGCGGGGCCAGCCGGAGCCCCCAGCCAGGCGGGCACTGGCCGGGGGTCACGGGCCGTGTACTGCGCTGGGGGCCCGGCCGGGGGTTTAAAAATAACCCGCTGTGAATgcccggcggggctggggccggggccgcggccggcaCACAATCGGAGGAAACGCGCCGGCTTCGAGCATTGTTTCGCCGCAGACGCTCGcttcctctgccctgctgcagggacGCTGCTCCCGCCAGCACAAAGGGGCCGCGGTGCGGGAGGGCGGCTTCCCCCGGCGAGGTGCGGGTGGCACGGGCGCAGGTGGCTGTCCCCCGACTCCCCCTCCGTGCCTAGGCACGCGCAGCCTTCCCGGGGTCCCTGCTCAGCGTGGTggagtggggagggggctcTGCGGCGCAGGACCCCCTGCCTCGTGGCCGTCTCCTGCTCACGCTGCTTTCCCCGTGCCCGTCTCCTGCTCACGCTGCTTTCCCCGTGCCCGCTCTGGCCTCCACGCTGCCCACGACCGGTGTGCGGGCAGTggatggggatgggaagggggggggaccCGGCTGCTCGTGGTGCCGCCCGTTCCTCCCACCGGCGTGCCATTGCCGGCAacccccccggggcagcccgTGCCCGGCTGACGCGTGCGCCCGCAGGTATGCCACCACGTGGAGTGCCGGCAGCTGAACCGCAGCGGTCCCCTCAGCCTGTGTGAGCTCTGCGACGGCCGCCTCCATGGCGCCATGCACTTTGACGGCCATATCCGCTTCGACCTGCCCCCGCAAGGTGAGCAGGGCTGGATGCGGCCGGCACCGCTGCTCCCGGTGGCTCTGTAGCGTTGGGATGTGCTCGGGGCCGGCGCGGCGCAGGGATGGGAGTGGGATGCGGCCAGAGCCggcacggggctgggggtgccggCGCAGCCCAGCTCGACGCCCGTTTGCAGGCTCCATCCTGGCCCGCAACATGTCGACGCGCTCGTGCCCCCCGCgcaccagccctgcctctgacgtggaggaggaggaggagggactgGCGGATAGCAGAGGGtgagcccccggccccgcgcgtCCCCTCTGTGTCCCCAGCCCGCGGCGTCCCCGTCACCTGCCTGCCCTGTGCCCGCAGGGAGCGGAGGAGCTCGGCGCTGAAGCTGCCCAAGAAGAAGGCTCGGCGCAGGCATACGGACGTAAGGCACCGGCCCCTCTCCCCGGGGCGCTCGGCGGGGCAGCGGCATGGCCCCGGCCGGGCGGGAGGGACCCCTGGGTGACGGCTGCCGCCTCCCCCCAGGACCCCAGCAAGGAGTGCTTCACCCTGAAGTTCGACCTCGGCGTCAACATCGAGGCGGAGATCGTGCCCGCTGCAAAGAAGAAGTCTCTGGGGTGAGTCTGCTGGGGACAGATGCAGGGACCGGTGCGGGGACAGACCGGTGTGGAGATGGACGTGGGGCTCCTGTCCCCGCAGGGAGGTGCTGCTGCCAGTCTTCGAGAGGAAGGCGATCGAGCCGAGCAAGGTGGACATCTTCCTGGACCAGTCCCACACGCCACTCTCCCTCCAGTTCGAGGCGTACCGCTTCGGGGGGCACTACCTGCGGGTAAAAGGTGCGGCGGGGGCCCGGTGGGAGCCTTGGCCGCCCCGGGGCTCCCGGGGGACTCTGACCGCTTGATGCTCCCGCAGCCAAGCCTGGGGATGAGCCGAAGGTGGAGCAGGCGGCACGGGATGCCAGGTCGGCCAGCTTGCCCCTCCTGCACCCTGCCAGCACCGCCGCGCTCCTTGGGCCGGCGCCGGAGCCCGTGCCAGGACGCCGGGAGGGCGCCGACAGCCTGGTGAGTGCCAGTgccagccccggggaggggaattggggaggggctggtggggcgTGGGATCCCCCTGTAGCCGTCCTTGCTGGGAAgatggggacatggggcagCGGCACGGCATCTCCTGGATGGCCTCGTGGGGCATGGGCTGAAGACCCCCCTGGAGTCCCAAAGAGCCAGTTTGGCTCCTCGCTGTACCATGCCGGTTGTGCCGTGGTGGCGGTGCACGGGCAGCGCCCCGTGCCAGGCGTGGCAGCTCAGCCGGTGGCACCGGCCCTGCAGCCGTGCCGCGCACGGGCTGGCACCAGAGCAAAGGCAAACAGGAGCCCCGGCGGCCCCAGCAATGGCAGCCGCTCGGTGCCGCCCCGGCCCTGCGGCTCGCCCTGGCCGCCAGCCCTCCTCTCGCCGTGGTGCCTGACAGCTGCTGAGCACAGCTCGGTCCTGCCCCGTGGACCCTGGCCCCAGATAAGGCGTGGGACCGGGCTGGCCGCCACTCCCCACGGGAGTAGGCTGCCACGCTCGCAGGGAGCAGCTCCAggggggccggcggggacgAGGTGGTGCTCAGCCCCGCGCCGGCAGCCCCCGAGGGTGGCGAGCTGGCCGCGTGGCCGGGGCTGGTGGCCGCCCGCATCCAGCACTACAACACCTGGCTGCGGGACCAGCACAGCCCCGGCAGGGCCGGGGGGCCAGCGGGCAACCAGCCACCCCTGCGGGGGTCTCGGCCCCCGCCGCCATCCTGGCGGCAGGCAGGAGCCGAGCCATGCTGGGGTGATGGGGCTGGCAGCGGCCGGGGTCCCTGGGGACCCGGCGGCACGGTGAGTAACGGCGACGGTGCCCACGGTGGCTGTCCCCACCTGGGTCTGCGGACAGGGCAGGGTGCGGGGCCgtggcggcggtggcggcggcagCGTGCCGCATCCCGTGGCTCAGTGGCAGGCGGGGAGCCCCGGCCCTGCTGCCCTTTGTGCCGGGGCAAGGAGATGGCAGCGGCCGTGTCCCGGCACGGCCCAGGGATACGTGGGGAGGCAGCCGGTGCAGCGGTGCCCGGGCCAGCAGGAGCCGCTTGGCCGTGACCCAGCTGTCGCGGTCAGCCGGGGGGCTTTGATCTCTGCCGGTGAATTGTTCGGCTCTGGTTAGCTTATCTGGTGAGGAGGGAAATAAGGTTTTCGGCGCTGGCCCCACCTCCTTTTGTTTCGGAGGAGCCCGGCCGCAGCCTGCCCGGGTCCGGCTCCGCCGTCCGAGCTGGGAGCGCGGCTGGGCGGGCGGCTTGGCCGGGGTGCTGCACCCCGTGGGATGCCCTGAGGCTGCCGGGACCGCTTGCCCGTGACCAGCCGGGCTCGGCCAGGCAGCGCCCGGGGCCCCGCGCCCCCGGGATGCAGGTAGGCAGGTCAGTGCGGGCAGGGGATCGTGGCCGGGGGGACCCCGCTGCCTGCGGGTGCCATCCGGGCGTCTGTCCGTCCCACGGGCGCTCGAGGTCAGCCTTGCTGTAGCATCGCGCTGCGCCGtgctgctgtccccatcccGGTGGCACGGCTGTGCCAGGCGCTGACCCCAGGGGCACCCCGGCTGTCCCCGCTGCAGGCTCCGGGCCGGCGGAGGAAGAACATGACGGAGTTCCTGGGGGAttccagcatccccagccccgAGCCGACCTTGCACGGCGGTGGCTCTCTACCTGCCAATGGCACCGACACCTGGAAGAACCGCGCCGCTAGCCGCTTCAGCGGCTTCTTTGGCTCCGGCACCAGCGCCGGCTCCTTCGGGCGGGTAGGTGGGACGCGGGCTTGGGGAGGGGGCGCGGGAGCTGCTCGCGGCTACGCTGGGGAGCTGGGATGGGTCCCCCGGGGCTCGAGCCCCCCCCAGCTCCACGGGCAGGGCGAGGGGGTCCGTGGCACGTCACCGTCAGCCCCCCGCCCAGccgctctgcccccccccccccactttcgGCCAGGAGACTGagaagctggagcagctggCGAGCAGGCTGCACGCCTACAGCAGCTTCGGGCTGCCCAAGCTGCCGCCCCAGCTCCGCTTCGACCGCGACTCCTGGGAGGAGGACGGGGACGAGGCCGGGCTGGTGCTGGAGGACAGCTGGCAGCAGATCATCCAGGGAGCGGAGGTAGGGTTGGGGGGTCCGGGGGGCCGCGGTGGCTCTGCCCAGCCGCCGGCGCAGCGCTGACGCTCAGCCCGACAGGCCCTGTCGCGCCGGCAGTGCCACCAGCAGGAAGCCATCTGGGAGCTGCTGCACACCGAGGCCACTTACATCCGCAAGCTCAAAGTCATCACCGATGTGAGTGCCGGCGGCAGCCACGCCGCGCTGCGGcagggggccgggggccgcggcTGCACCCCACCGGCTCCCCGCTCTGTCCCCGcagctcttcctctgctgcctgctgaaCCTGCAGGAGTCGGGGCTGCTCTGCGAGGTGAGCGGCGGGGGGCTGCGAGGATGCCCTGGGTCGGGGATGGGACCTCCGTCCGGCCACGCCGGCAGGGTGAGGGTGCCgtccccaggcagctgcctgcctcacACCTGCAGGTGGACGCCGAGCGGCTCTTCAGCAACATCGGCGAGATCATCCGGCTGCACCGCGAGCTGTGGCGTGGCGTCATGGCCCCGGTGCTGGCCAAGGCACGCCGGACCGGGGCACTGCTCGACCCCGTTGACTTCCTTGATGGCTTCAAAATGGTGAGCGGAGACCTGGTGCCGCGGTGGGGGACCGTGCCACGCTGCGCCCCGCGGTGACTCCCCCTTTGCGTTTCCCAGTTCGGCTCCCTCTTCAAGCCCTACGTGCGGTACTGcatggaggaggagggctgcaTGGAGTACATGCGGGCGCTGCTGCGGGACAGCGAGCTCTTCCGCGCCTACGTGACGGTAAGGggagcggccggggctggggctggggccggggccggggccggggctgacACCTGCGTGCCGCAGTGGGCCGAGAAGCACGAGCAGTGCAGCCGCCTGAAGCTGAGCGACATGCTGGTGAAGCCCCACCAGCGCCTCACCAAGTACCCGCTGCTCCTCAAGTCCGTGCTGAAGAAGACAGACGACCCGCGCGCCCGCGACGCTGTCACCGCCATGGTAGGGGGCCGGGGGcacggggcggcggggcgcggcgtGGGGTGGTACCCCCTGGCCCCTCGAACCCACCGTCACCCCGGCCGCAGATTTGCTCCGTGGAGCGCTTCATCAACGACGTCAACTCGCGGATGCGCCAGCGGCAGGAGCGGCAGCGCCTGGCTGCCATCCTCAGCCGCATCGACGCCTACGAGGTGGTGGAGGGCAGCACGGATGAGGTGGACAAGGTAGGCTGGCCACGGCGGACCCGCGATGCCACGCCACCCCGTGTCTTGCTACCCCCGGCCACGCTGCCTCATACCGTGTCCCGCCACCCCGTGCCATACCGAGTTACGCCACCCCATGCCACCCCATGCCACGCTACCCCGTACCACCCCGTGCCGTGCCTGGCACTGACGCCGGGGGCTCCCggcagctgctgaaggagttCCTGCGGCTGGACCTGACGGCCCCCATCCCCGGCACCTCCCCGGAGGACACCCGGCAGCTCCT contains:
- the PLEKHG5 gene encoding LOW QUALITY PROTEIN: pleckstrin homology domain-containing family G member 5 (The sequence of the model RefSeq protein was modified relative to this genomic sequence to represent the inferred CDS: inserted 2 bases in 1 codon), which produces MFLYWRKRGAYELEALPAGLAGLEYGAVERFSWSSSLDISEELGAEPCPPEETVLRCQNPDCTGERRAAKVCHHVECRQLNRSGPLSLCELCDGRLHGAMHFDGHIRFDLPPQGSILARNMSTRSCPPRTSPASDVEEEEEGLADSRGERRSSALKLPKKKARRRHTDDPSKECFTLKFDLGVNIEAEIVPAAKKKSLGEVLLPVFERKAIEPSKVDIFLDQSHTPLSLQFEAYRFGGHYLRVKAKPGDEPKVEQAARDARSASLPLLHPASTAALLGPAPEPVPGRREGADSLAPGRRRKNMTEFLGDSSIPSPEPTLHGGGSLPANGTDTWKNRAASRFSGFFGSGTSAGSFGRETEKLEQLASRLHAYSSFGLPKLPPQLRFDRDSWEEDGDEAGLVLEDSWQQIIQGAEALSRRQCHQQEAIWELLHTEATYIRKLKVITDLFLCCLLNLQESGLLCEVDAERLFSNIGEIIRLHRELWRGVMAPVLAKARRTGALLDPVDFLDGFKMFGSLFKPYVRYCMEEEGCMEYMRALLRDSELFRAYVTWAEKHEQCSRLKLSDMLVKPHQRLTKYPLLLKSVLKKTDDPRARDAVTAMICSVERFINDVNSRMRQRQERQRLAAILSRIDAYEVVEGSTDEVDKLLKEFLRLDLTAPIPGTSPEDTRQLLLEGGLRMREGKDSKMDVYCFLFTDLFLITKPLKKAERTKVVRQPLLVDKVVCRELRDPGSFLLIYLNELGSAVAAYTFQASGQSLCRSWVEAVRNAQNLLQRLRQRRRLEEEEEEEEEDGESGASAASSPTVMRRGSASPDSQWCPSDGSTETLAVVVVADGGSGELSSPDWDAGPFGSTSDGSSVGTGTSIGTGASADAPTSAETPTRELPAGALPVPLPHGAAPPAGGCRSSSIDSAYGTLSPASLRDFSQQPEGLAEEGQEPPTAPRSPPAPRPPSPRLRRRMPVQLLPCPARVLKSKSEASLPQLLPPGPPAPLSQSRSLSDLCAGPPXRTSQAPGPPAAPSSSGSSTSELSEPEEPAESPASLPGELGRDPPPAARRTLSDPQSAQHRKLTLAQLYRIRTTLLLNSTLTAS